In a genomic window of Ranitomeya imitator isolate aRanImi1 chromosome 5, aRanImi1.pri, whole genome shotgun sequence:
- the LOC138638356 gene encoding uncharacterized protein: MSNRVEFIRDFIEIYQSFPCLWKIKSPEYCNREKRREGYLQLIELYNRQAPDEAANEAVIKKKIQALRTVWRKELNKVLQTTRSGASTEEVYVPKLWYFEHLNFLRDQEVPRTSTCLRLLAPVEPIVSENHAEQESQGQQDDSAQESTLDCSQDCTTTDLVEAAPARSQSRQGPRKRKATSDASNELLSLAKKVLTRNVSPALEGFGHYVVDKLAKMDDNQRILAERLILEAVNKGTDGDLDKNTCLVSSRPIQRTEPSNYNGWSQGQTSMRHNPHVSHFGQPPPNNSYTPIPLHMASPIRHQNFQPEQSSYHNL, from the exons atgtcaaatcgtgtggagttcatcagggatttcatcgagatttatcagtcttttccctgcctctggaaaataaaatctcctgagtattgtaacagggaaaagaggagggagggttacttacagctcattgagctttacaatcgtcaggcaccagatgaggcagctaacgaagcagttattaaaaagaaaatccaggcgctccgcacggtctggaggaaggagctgaacaaggttcttcagactacaaggtccggagcttccactgaagaagtttatgtgccaaaactgtggtattttgagcatcttaattttctgagggaccaagaggtgccacggacttcaacgtgtcttcgattgttggcacctgtggaaccaatagtttcggagaaccacgccgagcaggagtcacaagggcaacaa gatgacagtgcgcaggagagtacacttgactgttcacaggactgcacaacaacagatttagtggaggctgcacctgccaggagtcaatcgaggcaaggtccaagaaaacggaaagccacctcagacgcctcaaatgaactattgagcctggcaaagaaggtgttgacaagaaatgttagccctgcgttagaggggtttggacactatgtggttgacaaactggcaaaaatggacgacaaccaaagaatactagcagagcgtctgattctggaagcagtaaacaagggtactgatggcgatttggacaagaacacttgtttggtctcttcccggccaatacagcggacagagccatcaaattacaatggttggtcacagggtcagacatcgatgcgacacaatcctcacgtttcccacttcggccagccaccccctaataactcctacacaccaatacctttacatatggcttcgcccatcaggcaccaaaattttcagccggaacaatcgtcgtatcataatttgtga
- the LOC138638358 gene encoding uncharacterized protein: protein MEFPKTADDWKRIGSDFDELWQFPNCGGALDGKHVRITQPANSGSFFFNYKGYFSVILMALVNANYEFVDVDVGMNGRVSDGGVFEHTSFGESLRNNELLLPLNEDTKANLNFVFIADEAFPLHPHLLKPFAQRTLTPERRIFNYRLSRARRVVENAFGIMANRFRVFHTAINLKLPSIDIVVLACCVLHNFLRRHDTNSYSPPSFIDAVDARTGDIVPGEWRTQPENFTALQALGSGRQADDARDCREKYCQYFNGSGAVPWQDRAV from the exons atggag tttcccaagacggcggatgactggaagaggattggttccgattttgatgagctgtggcagtttccaaactgcggtggtgcattagatggaaagcatgtgcgcatcacgcaaccagccaactctggatcattttttttcaactacaaaggatatttcagtgtgatcctcatggcccttgtcaatgcaaactatgagtttgtcgatgtggatgttggcatgaatggtcgagtctccgacggtggtgtttttgaacacacttcatttggggaaagcttgaggaacaatgaactgctgttgccactaaatgaagacacaaaagcaaacctaaattttgtcttcatcgctgatgaagccttccctcttcatccacatttgctgaagccatttgcacagagaacactcacaccggagcgcagaatctttaattaccggttgtcgagggcccgtcgtgtggttgaaaatgcctttgggataatggcaaatcggtttagagtgttccacacagctatcaacttgaagctgccgtctatagacattgtggttttggcatgctgtgtgctccataatttcctgagacgtcatgatacgaactcctattctcctccttcgtttattgatgcagtggacgcacgaaccggagatattgtgcccggggaatggcgtacacaacctgaaaattttacagctcttcaagctcttggatctggcagacaggcagacgatgcaagggactgtcgcgaaaaatactgtcagtactttaatggttctggagctgtaccgtggcaggatcgcgccgtataa